A stretch of DNA from Candidatus Thermoplasmatota archaeon:
CCTTGGGGGACGGAACATCCGCCTTGTCAAGGATGGATATGATGATCCCCACCTCCGAGTATTCCTGGAATGCACTCTCGACATATCCGGCATGCGCAAGCCCCGGATGTTCAGCAAGAAGGCTGGACAACCTCGAAACCTCGTCTTTGAGTTCGTCCAACTGGACCTTTGTGTCTTCACTGCGGTGGATCCCTCTCAGTATGTTCCCGGATAGTCGGACGACAGCTCTGGACGATTTGAGAGCGACCTCCCTTATCTGGTCCTTCTCGTCGAGCTCCGTTTCGATCTCTGATGTAACTTTCTCGAGGTTCTTCAAACGCGTCCGCTCCTGATGTTCTGCATCCTTGCGACCTTGGCATCGAGCATGGCCTTCTTCGCGATGTCGTGTCTGACATGTATCCTTCCGCTGATGTGACCTAATGCCTTCTCAGCGATCTGATCCGCCTGTTCTATTGAATCGGCGATACCAACTACCCCGACGGATCTGGAGGTCGTTGTGAATATCTTTCCATCCTTCTCGTTCACGCTCGCGTAATAGAGCAATGCGCCCTCATTGGCGATCGCGTTCTCATCGACCTTGATCTCCTCGCCGGCCAATGACTTGGTGCCATAGCCCTCGGGGACCACGTATTTGCACACAGACGCCTTCTTCTGGAACTCAGCGTGGCTCCTTGAGATCCCACCCTCAGCCATCTTGAAGCATATCTGAGTGAAATCGCTGCTGAGAAGCGAGAGGACGTTCATTGCCTCCGGGTCTCCGAACCGCGCGTTGAATTCGATGACCTTTGGCCCGTCCTTCGTTAGCATGAACTGGCCGTAAAGTGCCCCGTGGTACTCCGCACCCTCCTTCCTGAGGGCGTTCACGACCTGTTCCATGATCTCGACGGCGCTGTCGTACTCCTTCCTTGTCAGGAATGGAAGGAGTCCGTCGTTCTGGGAGTACGAACCCATTCCCCCTGTGTTCGGACCTTTGTCGCCCTCGTAC
This window harbors:
- the purD gene encoding phosphoribosylamine--glycine ligase, whose protein sequence is MRVLAVGGGAREHAIVAALARSGADVFACLKNNNPGIAKAAKAHILVDESDTRKIVEFAKTRDVELAVVGPEAPLEVGLVDALRSAGVPTASPSKAAAQIETSKSFMRKLLSEHKVKGSIQFAIVDNTRDLKLALDRMGMNVVVKPTGLTGGKGVKVVGEHLMTKQDVIAYADEIFTKRIGGSSQIVLEEKLVGEELTIQAFCDGRRVVPMPAVQDHKRAYEGDKGPNTGGMGSYSQNDGLLPFLTRKEYDSAVEIMEQVVNALRKEGAEYHGALYGQFMLTKDGPKVIEFNARFGDPEAMNVLSLLSSDFTQICFKMAEGGISRSHAEFQKKASVCKYVVPEGYGTKSLAGEEIKVDENAIANEGALLYYASVNEKDGKIFTTTSRSVGVVGIADSIEQADQIAEKALGHISGRIHVRHDIAKKAMLDAKVARMQNIRSGRV
- a CDS encoding translin family protein, whose product is MKNLEKVTSEIETELDEKDQIREVALKSSRAVVRLSGNILRGIHRSEDTKVQLDELKDEVSRLSSLLAEHPGLAHAGYVESAFQEYSEVGIIISILDKADVPSPKDLGIGSVPYLLGLGDSVGELRRFCLDELKVGKIARANHFLELMEDVFTAIMRFDYPEAIVPLRHKQDVARSLLEKTRGEVAVAASARNLHEKIEEVLKKA